In Thermoplasmatales archaeon, one genomic interval encodes:
- a CDS encoding radical SAM protein, protein MPKKSFYTKKIAKGCKICQKGAKLVLLITGLCSSNCFYCPLSEKKKGKDVIYANEKLVERMEDIIEEAELIDAEGTGITGGDPLLVLDKTVDAIKMLKDYFGLEHHIHLYTSTFDIEKVKEVEKAGLDEIRFHPNISYWKNIDKTNLGEVIKNCGIDKGIEIPLIPHLKDDTIKFLEDVEKYEIDFINLNEFEFSVTNVEELSKYGYVAKNDISSAVKGSEEMAYELIEKDFSIPLHYCSSSFKDAIQLRKRIERRARNVAKIYEIITEDGTLLKGVIIAEKEKLDEIRRKFEIDEKLIVWDEEKRRIETSPFILEEIVDYLPYKCYLIEEYPTADRLEVEITPLN, encoded by the coding sequence ATGCCAAAGAAATCATTTTATACAAAAAAGATTGCTAAGGGTTGCAAGATATGCCAGAAGGGAGCAAAGCTTGTTTTATTGATAACTGGATTATGCTCATCCAACTGCTTCTACTGTCCTCTTTCAGAAAAAAAGAAAGGAAAGGATGTTATATATGCAAATGAAAAACTGGTTGAAAGGATGGAGGATATTATTGAGGAAGCGGAGCTGATAGATGCGGAGGGCACAGGTATAACCGGCGGTGACCCATTGCTTGTGCTTGATAAAACTGTTGATGCGATAAAGATGCTTAAAGATTATTTTGGCTTGGAGCATCATATCCATTTATATACCTCTACATTTGATATTGAAAAAGTTAAAGAAGTTGAAAAAGCGGGCCTGGATGAGATAAGATTTCACCCAAATATATCATATTGGAAAAATATAGATAAAACAAATCTTGGAGAAGTTATTAAAAACTGTGGAATTGATAAAGGAATTGAAATTCCTCTTATACCCCACCTAAAAGATGATACAATTAAGTTTCTTGAAGATGTTGAAAAATATGAAATTGATTTTATAAATTTAAATGAGTTCGAATTTTCTGTTACAAATGTTGAGGAGTTAAGCAAATACGGGTATGTTGCAAAAAATGATATTTCTTCAGCGGTAAAAGGTAGCGAAGAAATGGCTTATGAGTTAATTGAAAAAGATTTCTCAATTCCATTGCACTATTGCTCCTCTTCTTTTAAAGATGCGATTCAGCTCAGGAAAAGAATAGAGAGGAGAGCAAGAAATGTTGCAAAAATTTATGAAATTATAACTGAAGATGGAACTCTTTTGAAAGGAGTGATTATTGCGGAAAAGGAAAAGCTGGATGAAATAAGAAGAAAATTTGAAATAGATGAAAAGCTGATTGTATGGGATGAGGAAAAGAGGAGGATAGAAACTTCACCATTTATTTTAGAGGAAATAGTTGATTATTTGCCATATAAATGCTACTTAATTGAAGAATATCCAACCGCGGACAGGCTAGAAGTTGAGATTACTCCTCTTAATTAG